The Deltaproteobacteria bacterium DNA segment AGTACAGGGTTTTGTAACTTGAAACTTGCATCTTGAAACTTTTTTTCCATATACGCCTTCATGCCCAGGTAGGGCACCACGAAGCATGAAAATGGTTTACTCCGAACTCCGAACTCTAAACTCCGAACTTATTTTCGCACTAAACAATCAAACCCGATCGCCACGGCCCGAAGCCCTCGACAATGGCCCGGCGCATTTCCCCTTTGGTGGCATTGGACCGGGCGGCCTCCAGGGTGTGATAAGTCACATTCTCGCCCTTTTCACAGGCCTCTTTCAGGTTTCTAAGGCACCGGACAACCTGGTTGTTATCCCTTTCCCTCCTGATCCGGTCCAGTTTGGCCTTCATCTTTTCCTCCAGACCTTCCGGATAATCCGGTACCCTGATATCAGGCAGTTTTACATCCGAGGTCCGGTAGTAATTTCGGCCGACTATTGTTATCTCTCCTTTTTCGATCATATCCTGCTCGTTATGGATGAATTCAGAAACCTTTTTTTGCAGCCAGCCCCTTTCTACACATTTGGACAGGCCGCCCATCTTTTCTATCTCTTCGATTTCATCCAGAATGGCCTTTTCAACCTGATTGGTCAGGGTTTCCAGGTAAAAAGAACCCCCCAAAGGATCCACCACCTGGGTCACGGCGGTTTCCGCTTCGATAATCTGCTGGGTCCTCAAAGAGAGCAGGGAAGATTCTTCCGTAGGAACGGAATAGGCTTCATCATAGGAATCCACATGGAGCGACTGGGCCCCGCCCAGGATAGCCGCCAGGGCATGATAGGAGGCCCGGATGACATTATTCATCGGTTCCTCCCGCATCAGGGAAATACCTGAGGTCTGCACATGGCAGCGCATCCACATGGACCTTGGATTTTGGGCATTAAACCGGTATTTCATAATACGATACCATAACCTTCTCACCGCCCGGAGCCTGGCCACCTCCTCAAAAAAATCATTGGCCGGGGCCCAGAAAAAAGCTACCCTTTCGGCCACCCAGTCCACCTCATGCCCCCTTCGGATTATCTCTTCAAAGCTTTCAATGGCATTGGATAAGGCCACGGCCATTTCCGTGATGCCCGAGCTACCGAACTCCCGCAAATTGTAACCGTTCAAGGTGACATAATTCCAGCGGGGTACATTTTGCCGGATAAATTCGATATTATCGCATTGCAGTTTGAAAGTAGCTTTGGGCGAGATGAACTCCGGTCCGTTACGGACCACGCTCTCCATAATAAAATCATTCTGCACACTGCCTTCCAGTTTGTCCCAGGGGATGCCTCTCCTTTCGGCCATGACCAGGTACATGGGAAAAATGATGGCCGTATTCCTTGGAAAGTGGGTCACAATGGAAGCGCTTATCTTATCAATGGGGATGTCTTTAAATATTTCTTCCATATCCGCGACACAATCGACCGGAACCCCCACTACGCCCACATGTCCTCTGGCCTCGGGCTCATCCGAATCAAACATTTGAACCGTGGGCAGGTCCAGGGCCAAATTCATACCGGTAGCCCCGTGATCCAAAAGCATTTTAATCCGCTTATTGACGTACTCCGGGGAACCGGCCCCGGACAACTGACGCCGGGTAAAGGCCCGGCCCCGGTACATATTGGCATGAATTCCCCGGGTAAAAGGCTCCGAGCCGGGATACCCCAGGTCTTCCAGATAATCCGAATCCTTGACATCCGAAGGACCGTAAAAAAGATTCCTGGGGATCTTCGACCCCAAAATGGTCTGGGGGGTTACCTCCCAGTTTTTCTTATCCGCTTCGCGGACCTTGGTTTCCCTCCAATCCCCGATGGTATCATCGATTCTCTGAAGCGCCTCGGGATTA contains these protein-coding regions:
- a CDS encoding methylmalonyl-CoA mutase; this encodes MDKTTKEILGEKIKDARWTPLYNPEALQRIDDTIGDWRETKVREADKKNWEVTPQTILGSKIPRNLFYGPSDVKDSDYLEDLGYPGSEPFTRGIHANMYRGRAFTRRQLSGAGSPEYVNKRIKMLLDHGATGMNLALDLPTVQMFDSDEPEARGHVGVVGVPVDCVADMEEIFKDIPIDKISASIVTHFPRNTAIIFPMYLVMAERRGIPWDKLEGSVQNDFIMESVVRNGPEFISPKATFKLQCDNIEFIRQNVPRWNYVTLNGYNLREFGSSGITEMAVALSNAIESFEEIIRRGHEVDWVAERVAFFWAPANDFFEEVARLRAVRRLWYRIMKYRFNAQNPRSMWMRCHVQTSGISLMREEPMNNVIRASYHALAAILGGAQSLHVDSYDEAYSVPTEESSLLSLRTQQIIEAETAVTQVVDPLGGSFYLETLTNQVEKAILDEIEEIEKMGGLSKCVERGWLQKKVSEFIHNEQDMIEKGEITIVGRNYYRTSDVKLPDIRVPDYPEGLEEKMKAKLDRIRRERDNNQVVRCLRNLKEACEKGENVTYHTLEAARSNATKGEMRRAIVEGFGPWRSGLIV